In Maridesulfovibrio sp., a single genomic region encodes these proteins:
- a CDS encoding stomatin-like protein, translated as MISPGLIAVIVLAVLIVAIIIKSVRIVPQKTEVIVERLGKYRASLGAGFHFLFPFLDKVAYEFSLKEEAMDTLPQSCITSDNVGVVVDGLIFIQVQDSKAAAYGIENYRFAASQLAQTALRSCIGKLALDKTFEERETINAQVVEAIDDAAASWGVKVLRYEIKDITPPESVKAAMETQMIAERQKRADIARSEGEKQAIINKAEAAKRDEVLKSEGVRERLMNEAMGKAEAITMVADATAKALQTVGESMDLPGGYNAASLRVAEKYVEAFESLARESTTLILPAATGDVASMVATAMSAFEKVRK; from the coding sequence ATGATAAGTCCCGGATTGATAGCTGTCATAGTTTTAGCTGTTCTGATTGTTGCAATTATCATCAAGTCGGTGCGGATAGTCCCGCAGAAAACCGAGGTTATTGTTGAACGGCTCGGAAAGTACCGGGCAAGCCTTGGTGCCGGATTCCATTTTCTTTTTCCTTTTCTGGACAAAGTCGCCTATGAATTTTCGCTCAAGGAAGAGGCCATGGATACCCTCCCGCAGAGCTGCATAACCAGTGATAACGTTGGTGTTGTGGTGGACGGGCTTATCTTTATACAGGTTCAGGACTCGAAAGCTGCAGCCTATGGCATAGAGAATTATCGTTTTGCAGCATCGCAGCTTGCGCAGACCGCTTTGAGATCCTGCATAGGTAAGTTGGCCCTTGATAAGACCTTCGAAGAGCGGGAAACCATCAACGCACAGGTTGTGGAGGCCATAGATGATGCGGCCGCGTCTTGGGGCGTCAAGGTTCTGCGTTACGAGATCAAGGATATCACTCCTCCCGAAAGCGTGAAGGCAGCCATGGAAACCCAGATGATAGCTGAACGGCAGAAGCGTGCCGATATTGCCCGGAGTGAGGGGGAAAAGCAGGCCATCATCAATAAGGCCGAGGCCGCCAAACGGGATGAAGTCTTGAAGAGTGAAGGTGTACGCGAAAGATTGATGAACGAGGCCATGGGTAAGGCAGAGGCCATAACCATGGTGGCCGATGCAACGGCCAAGGCACTGCAGACCGTGGGTGAATCCATGGATCTTCCCGGAGGGTATAATGCCGCGTCACTGCGGGTTGCCGAAAAATATGTTGAGGCTTTTGAGAGCCTTGCCAGGGAATCCACAACTCTGATATTGCCTGCAGCCACAGGGGATGTTGCTTCCATGGTTGCTACGGCAATGAGTGCTTTTGAAAAAGTCAGGAAATAG
- a CDS encoding glycosyltransferase family 9 protein: protein MEKLVLSGSGGKWLLFSNGVLGHTLYVLAAVKKLKEIYPDAFVTMVVDKGSAELVRANPLIDKVSIFDRKLDPLARQWELIREWRREKYDVSIHFRSGVRNELLAMLSGVKMRSGNNLKGSFQFLNRIFQDKKGVHVLENRSFFMSNVLGREVALSEPELHHDPEARKEVAASLKECGIEPGSYVVLHPAGKTSGGLKWSLEHWAGVAAKVAASRPVVVVCAPFEREKVREAISGQNIFHLEGSTAFLSELIAGCGWFMGNDSSPGHMAAIWQKPRVVVYSNGPDEFIKWSPLYPEQCRVVLKEEFVADGLDESLEWLFSM, encoded by the coding sequence ATGGAGAAGTTGGTTCTTTCGGGGTCCGGAGGAAAATGGCTGCTTTTTTCAAATGGAGTTCTTGGACATACCCTTTACGTTCTTGCTGCTGTTAAAAAATTGAAGGAAATTTATCCGGATGCCTTTGTCACAATGGTTGTAGATAAGGGGAGTGCGGAGCTGGTGCGGGCAAACCCGCTTATCGACAAGGTTTCGATTTTTGACCGTAAGCTTGATCCTCTTGCCCGGCAGTGGGAGTTGATCAGGGAGTGGCGCAGGGAAAAATATGATGTCTCAATTCATTTCCGTTCCGGGGTGCGCAACGAACTTCTCGCCATGCTTAGCGGCGTAAAGATGAGGAGCGGTAACAATCTCAAAGGTTCGTTTCAGTTTCTGAACAGGATTTTTCAGGATAAAAAAGGGGTCCATGTTCTGGAGAACAGAAGCTTCTTCATGAGCAATGTTCTCGGCAGGGAGGTAGCCCTTTCCGAACCTGAACTTCACCATGATCCTGAAGCCCGGAAAGAGGTTGCAGCCTCTTTGAAAGAGTGCGGAATAGAGCCCGGCAGTTATGTTGTCCTGCATCCGGCGGGAAAGACTTCCGGCGGGCTTAAATGGTCGCTGGAGCATTGGGCCGGTGTGGCCGCAAAGGTTGCAGCGAGTAGGCCGGTGGTGGTTGTCTGTGCCCCTTTTGAGCGGGAAAAGGTCCGGGAGGCAATCAGCGGGCAAAATATATTTCATCTGGAAGGCAGCACCGCATTTTTATCCGAGCTTATTGCCGGGTGCGGATGGTTCATGGGTAACGATTCCTCTCCGGGACACATGGCCGCCATATGGCAGAAGCCGCGAGTTGTGGTTTACTCAAACGGTCCGGATGAATTTATCAAGTGGTCGCCTCTATACCCGGAACAGTGCCGTGTCGTTCTCAAGGAGGAATTCGTGGCTGACGGGCTTGACGAATCCTTGGAGTGGCTTTTTTCCATGTAG
- the mazG gene encoding nucleoside triphosphate pyrophosphohydrolase has product MSTDSFEKLKDVISTLTGPEGCPWDMKQTPESLCDYVIEEAFELVEAIRSGDIHESMEELGDVMFLLLFIANRYEKDGKFTLAEAIDSSSAKMIRRHPHVFADCKVENQDELLRNWEKIKRTEKDESEKIFDSLPKGLPPLLKSYRINAKAARSGFTHESDEQCLEQLESEWKEWTDALAAGDADAIDEEFGDYLFTLVELGRRKGIKANSALDRTNNKFLERFSKMEDIIRADGKEITEMKLGELNELWNRVK; this is encoded by the coding sequence ATGAGTACCGATTCTTTTGAAAAACTGAAAGACGTCATATCTACACTGACCGGTCCCGAAGGCTGCCCCTGGGACATGAAACAGACTCCCGAATCCCTTTGTGACTATGTAATTGAAGAAGCATTTGAACTGGTCGAGGCGATCCGTTCCGGGGACATTCATGAATCCATGGAAGAACTCGGCGATGTAATGTTTCTCCTTTTGTTCATAGCAAACCGCTATGAGAAGGATGGAAAATTCACTCTCGCAGAAGCAATTGATTCTTCTTCCGCTAAAATGATTCGCCGTCATCCGCACGTTTTTGCAGACTGCAAGGTGGAAAATCAGGACGAACTGCTGCGTAACTGGGAAAAGATCAAACGTACGGAGAAAGACGAGTCCGAAAAGATTTTCGACTCTCTGCCCAAGGGCTTGCCGCCTCTTCTGAAATCCTACCGCATCAACGCCAAGGCCGCTCGCAGCGGTTTTACCCACGAGAGCGACGAGCAGTGCCTTGAACAGCTTGAAAGTGAATGGAAGGAGTGGACAGACGCTCTTGCCGCAGGTGATGCGGACGCCATTGACGAGGAATTCGGCGACTATCTCTTCACCCTTGTTGAACTTGGGCGTCGCAAAGGGATCAAGGCCAACAGCGCGCTTGACCGCACCAACAACAAGTTTCTGGAACGTTTTTCAAAAATGGAAGACATCATCCGCGCAGACGGCAAGGAAATAACCGAAATGAAACTCGGCGAACTCAACGAGTTGTGGAACCGGGTTAAATAA